The Planktothrix tepida PCC 9214 genome window below encodes:
- a CDS encoding N-acetylmuramoyl-L-alanine amidase — translation MGKTLFLRWLIPSLTSFLILTAPAEAARLQSWQFETAQNRLTFTTDSGVQPKAQLLSNPTRLVIDLPGTSLGGVTRQQVIGGAIREIRVGQVDNQTARIVVELANGYTLDPQGVQFRGISSSQWSVQLPSPQLIGTSAPNPVAQPNPVATTPRPLPPQPPTPQQTVNRSIPNQANTTLAQVEIRDNGIVLHTTGKMPDIEFKQSQDRSWMTLDILGATLASRSTSAGKQVNRDGVTITQVTQLSSSPPVVRVTMSTPKRNQNWQARASAGGVAVWPQGGTPPAVQLSAGFATIKSVEIRNQQLLIQADQPLNYSSGWDAETQSYSITFFSAALAEGVSLPQRQVGSPIIWTRVRREDPETFTLLIKPATRIEVGQISQSSPKQLALPFVGEGLGLQPAERTPVATVPTPNPRPLPPRTNTNPLPFPPRSNPPQTNPNPFPFPFPPRSATPPSNLPLPNSRVVVIIDPGHGGSDVGAVGVGDLREKDVVFSISQQVAQILQQNGVQAVMTRLDDRTVELEPRVDMANRMNATLFVSIHANAATNAAASGIETYYYSSGSRLAQYIQNSIMSSFSQLPNRGVKQARFYVLRNTSMPSVLIETGFVTNNYDAYMLGDPAQRSRMAQAIVQGILQYLRDNRY, via the coding sequence ATGGGAAAAACTCTATTTTTGCGTTGGTTAATACCCAGTTTAACGAGCTTTTTGATCCTAACCGCTCCCGCCGAAGCCGCGAGGCTGCAATCTTGGCAATTTGAAACGGCTCAAAACCGCCTAACGTTTACAACCGATAGCGGGGTACAACCCAAAGCTCAACTTTTGTCCAACCCCACCCGCTTAGTCATTGATTTACCCGGAACCAGCTTAGGGGGTGTTACCCGTCAGCAGGTGATTGGAGGTGCTATTCGGGAAATTCGAGTCGGTCAGGTGGATAATCAAACCGCTCGGATTGTTGTGGAATTAGCCAATGGTTACACCCTCGATCCTCAAGGGGTACAGTTTCGCGGCATTTCCTCAAGTCAGTGGAGCGTACAACTGCCTTCGCCTCAACTGATCGGTACATCTGCACCGAACCCGGTAGCACAGCCCAATCCTGTAGCGACAACCCCTCGCCCTTTGCCCCCGCAGCCTCCAACGCCCCAACAGACGGTTAATCGTTCAATTCCCAATCAAGCAAATACAACCTTAGCTCAGGTCGAAATTCGCGATAATGGCATTGTGCTGCACACCACAGGCAAAATGCCAGATATTGAATTTAAACAAAGTCAAGATCGCAGTTGGATGACCTTAGATATCTTGGGTGCAACCTTGGCGAGTCGGTCAACCAGTGCTGGAAAACAGGTGAATCGAGATGGGGTGACGATTACGCAAGTTACCCAACTGTCCAGCAGCCCTCCGGTGGTTCGAGTTACCATGAGTACTCCGAAGCGGAATCAAAATTGGCAAGCTAGAGCCTCCGCCGGAGGGGTAGCGGTTTGGCCCCAAGGAGGGACACCTCCAGCCGTTCAACTTTCGGCGGGGTTTGCGACGATTAAATCCGTTGAAATCCGTAACCAACAACTTCTCATCCAAGCGGATCAACCGTTGAACTATAGTAGTGGCTGGGATGCTGAAACTCAGTCCTATAGTATTACGTTTTTCTCTGCCGCTTTAGCTGAGGGAGTCTCTCTACCCCAACGACAGGTTGGGAGTCCGATTATTTGGACAAGGGTGCGTCGAGAAGACCCGGAAACCTTTACCTTATTAATTAAACCCGCAACCCGGATTGAAGTGGGTCAAATTAGCCAAAGTAGTCCGAAACAACTGGCTTTACCTTTTGTCGGAGAAGGGTTAGGGCTTCAGCCGGCCGAACGCACTCCCGTGGCTACAGTTCCAACTCCTAATCCTAGACCTCTTCCTCCCAGAACGAATACGAATCCCTTACCGTTTCCCCCTCGTTCTAATCCTCCGCAAACGAATCCGAATCCGTTTCCGTTTCCGTTTCCGCCACGTTCAGCAACTCCACCGTCTAACCTTCCCCTTCCCAATAGTCGAGTTGTGGTGATTATTGATCCCGGACACGGGGGAAGTGATGTGGGTGCTGTGGGTGTGGGAGACCTGCGAGAAAAAGATGTCGTCTTCTCGATTTCTCAACAAGTGGCTCAGATTTTGCAACAAAATGGGGTGCAAGCGGTGATGACTCGTTTGGATGATCGCACCGTTGAGTTAGAACCCCGTGTGGATATGGCCAATCGCATGAATGCAACGTTGTTTGTCAGTATTCACGCCAATGCCGCCACCAATGCAGCCGCCAGTGGGATTGAAACTTATTACTACAGTAGTGGGTCTCGTCTAGCTCAATATATTCAAAATAGTATTATGAGCAGTTTTTCACAACTGCCCAATCGAGGGGTTAAACAAGCGCGTTTTTATGTGTTGCGAAATACCTCGATGCCTTCGGTATTAATCGAAACGGGGTTTGTGACGAATAATTATGATGCCTATATGTTAGGTGATCCGGCTCAACGCAGTCGTATGGCCCAAGCGATTGTCCAAGGAATTCTCCAATATTTACGCGATAATCGATATTAG
- a CDS encoding mechanosensitive ion channel family protein — protein sequence MRFFKSKYPGIFLISLMLITLSLITIPKAWGQVQNANSLNNFVSPGDDSAFVQGTVRLDGQELFQISAPRVSNDDNGNPAINRRIRKIENRLLFIINSNFDLNSLQIFYQIKNNLPVIYASWKERERPYEIMTVTSLDAEIDGVDPESHAMELIPIIKEGIFQAKSERQPDFLNRKFAIAFSLFLGISIATALISYRQEQLKKKWKILSENIPSHPLNHDKSKPITDVNSEQSNQEFIEIKKQINWNTFQRQALQILKIIIVYTAFFIILGLFPQTRYYQLILKAINILLIITIFIYLSNRLTLLFIDRFMTALEDSSFFIVNPDVSRRSSLRAYTLAQTLKSIAIVVWLIIWIITILTVLKVNSASILAAGGLISLALSIMFNDLIKDIIAGVFILIDDQFAVGDVITIGQLTGKVENMNLRITQLRNTNGNLITVPNRIITSVENLSNGWSQVDLTLSVEYNTDVDHAIQVINEVAQTMKQDPDWNFYILEPPTVLGVDELNHTGMGIRIFIKTQPLQQWPVAREYRRRLKIAFDQHQISIGIPQQNIQLTNSHRINQ from the coding sequence ATGCGTTTTTTTAAGTCTAAATATCCAGGAATTTTTTTGATCAGTTTAATGCTGATTACCTTGAGTTTAATCACGATACCGAAAGCTTGGGGACAAGTCCAAAATGCAAATTCTTTGAACAATTTTGTCAGCCCTGGAGATGATTCCGCTTTTGTACAAGGTACTGTCAGATTAGATGGTCAAGAATTGTTTCAAATTAGTGCCCCTCGTGTCAGTAATGATGACAATGGAAATCCTGCGATTAATAGGCGGATTAGAAAGATAGAAAATCGGCTTTTATTTATTATTAATAGTAATTTTGATCTGAATAGTTTACAGATTTTTTATCAAATAAAAAATAATTTACCTGTAATTTATGCCTCTTGGAAAGAGCGAGAAAGACCCTATGAAATCATGACTGTTACGTCATTAGATGCCGAAATTGATGGTGTTGATCCTGAAAGCCATGCTATGGAATTAATTCCGATTATTAAGGAAGGAATTTTCCAAGCCAAATCAGAACGTCAGCCTGACTTTTTAAATCGAAAATTTGCCATTGCTTTTTCTCTATTCTTGGGAATTTCAATAGCAACAGCTTTAATTTCATATCGACAAGAACAATTAAAGAAAAAATGGAAAATTCTCTCGGAAAATATTCCATCCCATCCTTTAAATCATGATAAATCAAAACCGATTACTGATGTTAATTCTGAGCAATCAAATCAAGAGTTTATTGAAATTAAAAAGCAAATTAATTGGAACACATTTCAACGCCAAGCTTTGCAGATATTAAAAATCATCATCGTTTACACGGCTTTTTTTATTATTTTAGGCTTGTTTCCTCAAACTCGCTATTATCAATTAATTTTAAAAGCTATTAATATTCTATTAATTATCACAATTTTTATCTATCTTTCTAATCGCTTAACTCTTTTGTTTATTGATCGGTTTATGACTGCCTTAGAAGATTCGTCTTTTTTTATTGTTAATCCTGATGTTTCTCGTCGTAGCTCTTTACGAGCTTACACCTTAGCGCAAACTTTAAAAAGTATTGCGATTGTGGTTTGGTTGATCATTTGGATTATTACGATTCTGACGGTTTTAAAAGTCAATTCTGCCAGTATTTTAGCCGCAGGGGGGTTAATTAGTTTAGCTTTATCAATTATGTTCAATGATTTAATTAAAGATATTATTGCTGGGGTCTTTATTCTGATTGATGATCAATTTGCAGTAGGAGATGTGATTACCATTGGTCAACTAACTGGTAAAGTCGAGAATATGAATTTACGAATTACTCAACTGCGAAATACAAACGGGAATTTAATTACTGTCCCCAACCGAATTATTACCAGCGTTGAAAATCTTTCTAATGGTTGGTCACAAGTTGATTTAACCTTAAGTGTGGAGTATAATACTGATGTTGATCACGCGATTCAAGTGATTAATGAAGTGGCTCAAACCATGAAGCAAGACCCGGACTGGAATTTCTATATTTTAGAACCACCAACGGTTTTAGGAGTCGATGAACTCAATCATACCGGAATGGGAATTCGGATTTTTATTAAAACCCAACCTCTACAACAATGGCCGGTAGCACGGGAATATCGACGCCGTTTAAAAATTGCCTTTGATCAACATCAGATTTCTATTGGTATTCCCCAACAAAATATTCAATTGACAAATTCTCACCGAATTAATCAATAA
- a CDS encoding ATP-binding protein: MLRVLKQIGDIIGKWWSEFTLQTRLMAGATLVVSLLMSSLTFWAVNTIQEDARLNDTRYGRDLGLLLAANVAPLIAEEKRDEVARFSRQFYTSTSSVRYMLYADQEGEIYLGLPFSDSAVQNSLTLRRRMQLPDNFLASVESGNLADLPMVRQHLTPAGEVTDVFVPLMHNGSYLGILAIGINPNPTVVVSSNLTRDVTLAVFVSIWVMVILGAVFNALTITQPIKELVQGVKNITAGNFNQRVDLPFGGELGELISSFNEMAERLESFEEQNFEELTAEKAKLETLVSTIADGAVLIDAELNLMLVNPTARRLFGWEGTTVIGNNVLNFLPTLVAEELSQPLQNIACGTLEGGEFRCSLGEPTNRTLRILLTTVLLHKSPGTEPLCHSCINDTNNTCELSERPYVQECTLYEKDTEDHRLEIDNYDVMATHPEEGNYRESLKGIAMTIQDITREVELNDAKSQFISNVSHELRTPLFNIKSFIETLHDYGEDLTEEERQEFLATANHETDRLTRLVNDVLDLSRLESCRIYHFEPVDMAQVVEQTLRTYQLNAKDKGIELSREIEPDLPSVLGHYDLLLQVLTNLVGNSLKFTSSGGRVIIRVYLLEEDDLKIDQELEEIEKGGWIISPPPPRPVDLHLVENKQKTRYIRTEVSDTGTGIAPEDQDAVFTRFFRVENRVHTLEGTGLGLSIVKNIIEKHRSQVHLISELGVGTTFWFDLAICQEDTQSITFNNDILMGEQSISISKV, translated from the coding sequence ATGCTGAGAGTCCTCAAACAAATAGGTGACATTATTGGCAAATGGTGGTCAGAGTTTACCCTGCAAACTCGGTTAATGGCGGGGGCAACCCTGGTGGTTTCTTTGTTGATGAGTAGTTTAACGTTTTGGGCAGTTAATACCATTCAGGAAGATGCTCGTCTGAATGATACCCGTTACGGTCGAGATTTAGGGTTACTTTTAGCCGCCAATGTTGCCCCTCTAATTGCTGAAGAAAAACGGGATGAAGTCGCACGATTTTCTCGTCAATTTTACACCAGTACCTCTAGTGTCCGCTATATGTTATATGCGGATCAAGAGGGGGAAATTTATCTAGGTTTACCCTTTTCTGATTCGGCGGTACAAAATTCCTTAACACTGCGGCGACGGATGCAATTACCAGATAATTTTTTAGCCAGTGTGGAGTCAGGAAATTTAGCTGATTTACCGATGGTTAGACAACATTTAACTCCCGCCGGAGAAGTGACGGATGTTTTTGTTCCTTTGATGCACAATGGCAGTTATTTAGGCATTTTAGCCATCGGAATTAATCCAAATCCGACCGTTGTGGTGTCCTCGAATTTAACCCGTGATGTTACCTTAGCGGTGTTTGTTTCTATTTGGGTGATGGTGATTTTAGGGGCGGTTTTTAATGCGTTAACGATTACTCAACCGATTAAGGAATTGGTGCAAGGGGTTAAAAATATTACGGCGGGAAATTTTAATCAACGGGTAGATTTGCCCTTTGGGGGAGAATTAGGAGAATTAATATCGAGTTTCAATGAAATGGCAGAACGCCTAGAAAGTTTTGAAGAACAAAATTTTGAAGAACTAACAGCCGAAAAAGCGAAATTAGAAACCTTAGTTTCAACCATTGCTGATGGGGCGGTTTTAATTGATGCAGAACTGAATTTAATGTTAGTGAATCCCACAGCACGCCGTCTCTTTGGGTGGGAAGGAACAACGGTTATTGGCAATAATGTGCTTAATTTTTTACCCACTTTAGTGGCGGAAGAATTATCTCAACCTTTACAAAATATTGCCTGTGGAACCCTTGAGGGGGGAGAGTTTCGCTGTTCCTTGGGAGAACCAACTAATCGCACATTAAGAATTTTATTAACAACGGTTTTATTACATAAATCTCCGGGGACTGAACCTCTGTGTCATAGTTGTATTAATGATACGAATAATACTTGTGAATTATCAGAACGTCCCTATGTTCAAGAATGTACGTTATATGAAAAGGACACCGAAGACCACAGACTGGAAATAGACAATTATGATGTTATGGCAACCCATCCTGAAGAAGGGAATTATCGGGAAAGTTTAAAAGGAATTGCCATGACCATTCAGGATATTACCCGTGAAGTGGAGTTGAATGATGCGAAAAGTCAGTTTATTAGTAATGTTTCCCACGAATTAAGAACACCGTTATTTAATATAAAATCTTTTATTGAAACGTTGCATGATTATGGGGAAGATTTAACGGAGGAAGAACGACAAGAATTTTTAGCAACGGCGAATCATGAAACGGATCGTTTAACTCGTTTAGTCAATGATGTGTTAGATTTATCTCGATTAGAATCTTGTCGGATTTATCATTTTGAACCTGTTGATATGGCACAAGTCGTCGAACAAACCTTGAGAACCTATCAACTGAATGCTAAGGATAAAGGCATTGAACTGAGTCGAGAAATTGAACCGGATTTACCCTCAGTTTTAGGACATTATGATTTATTGTTGCAAGTTTTAACCAATTTAGTCGGGAATTCTTTGAAATTTACCTCTTCGGGGGGACGAGTGATTATTCGGGTTTATCTGTTAGAAGAAGATGATCTCAAGATTGATCAAGAACTTGAAGAAATAGAAAAAGGGGGCTGGATTATTTCACCTCCTCCCCCTCGTCCTGTTGATTTGCATTTAGTTGAAAATAAGCAGAAAACTCGTTATATTCGCACAGAAGTTTCTGATACAGGGACGGGAATTGCACCGGAAGATCAAGATGCTGTTTTTACTCGGTTTTTCCGAGTGGAAAATCGAGTTCATACTTTAGAAGGAACCGGATTAGGGTTGTCTATTGTTAAAAATATTATTGAAAAACATCGCAGTCAAGTGCATTTAATTAGTGAGTTAGGTGTGGGAACAACTTTCTGGTTTGATTTAGCCATCTGTCAGGAAGACACCCAATCTATAACCTTCAATAATGATATTTTGATGGGGGAACAATCGATCTCTATTTCTAAAGTTTAG
- the purD gene encoding phosphoribosylamine--glycine ligase yields the protein MKILVVGNGGREHAIAWTLLQSPNVEQVFCTPGNGGTATLKGCQNYPISVEDFEGIKTLVETQGISLVVVGPELPLALGITDYLQQHNIKVFGPNQAGAQLEASKAWSKAFMEEAGIPTAKAAVFTDAASAKAYVQTAPIVVKADGLAAGKGVTVATTVEIAHEAIDSIFAGEFGQDNLRVVVEDFLTGQEASVLALTDGLTIRPLVPAQDHKQAGEGDTGPNTGGMGAYAPTPIVPAELMPRVQQEVLEPTLATLRQRGIDYRGVVYAGLMISPEGEIQVLEFNCRFGDPETQAVLALLDTPLDEVLLACCEQRLEQVPLTWKPGVSVCVVLASGGYPGSYQKGQVITGIEEAEASGAIVFHAGTKLQDGQILTDGGRVLGVTAIGSTFKEAITQTYKAVDYINFEGFYCRRDIGFRVDR from the coding sequence GTGAAAATTCTAGTCGTTGGAAATGGGGGACGGGAACACGCCATTGCTTGGACATTACTCCAGTCACCCAACGTTGAACAAGTGTTTTGTACCCCTGGAAATGGGGGAACTGCCACCCTCAAAGGCTGCCAAAATTATCCGATATCCGTAGAAGACTTTGAAGGTATCAAAACCTTAGTGGAAACTCAGGGAATATCCTTGGTTGTCGTCGGGCCAGAATTACCCCTCGCCCTAGGAATTACGGACTATTTACAACAACACAATATTAAAGTATTCGGCCCTAACCAAGCCGGAGCGCAACTCGAAGCCAGTAAAGCTTGGTCAAAAGCCTTTATGGAAGAAGCGGGAATTCCCACTGCGAAGGCGGCTGTCTTTACCGATGCAGCCAGTGCTAAAGCTTATGTGCAAACTGCCCCTATTGTCGTTAAAGCGGATGGGTTAGCTGCGGGAAAAGGGGTCACGGTTGCCACAACCGTTGAAATAGCCCATGAAGCTATTGATAGTATTTTTGCTGGGGAATTTGGCCAGGATAACCTGCGAGTTGTCGTGGAAGACTTTTTAACCGGACAGGAAGCCTCCGTACTTGCCCTCACCGACGGCCTAACCATTCGCCCCTTGGTTCCCGCCCAAGACCATAAACAAGCCGGAGAAGGGGATACTGGCCCCAATACGGGGGGAATGGGTGCTTACGCCCCAACTCCCATTGTTCCGGCTGAACTGATGCCCCGTGTCCAACAAGAGGTTTTAGAACCTACTTTAGCCACCCTGCGTCAACGGGGAATAGATTATCGAGGAGTGGTGTATGCGGGGTTGATGATTTCCCCAGAAGGCGAAATTCAGGTTTTAGAATTTAACTGTCGGTTTGGCGACCCGGAAACCCAAGCGGTTCTCGCTTTATTAGACACCCCCTTAGATGAAGTGTTACTCGCCTGTTGTGAACAACGCCTAGAACAAGTTCCTCTCACCTGGAAACCTGGGGTTTCTGTTTGTGTGGTGTTAGCCTCCGGGGGTTATCCAGGTTCCTATCAAAAAGGCCAGGTTATTACTGGAATAGAAGAAGCAGAAGCATCGGGGGCCATCGTCTTCCATGCCGGAACCAAACTACAAGACGGCCAAATTCTCACCGATGGTGGACGAGTTTTAGGGGTTACAGCCATTGGGTCTACCTTCAAAGAAGCCATCACCCAAACCTACAAAGCCGTTGACTATATTAACTTTGAAGGATTCTACTGTCGTCGGGATATTGGGTTTAGGGTTGACCGTTAA
- a CDS encoding KGK domain-containing protein has product MTDNFYPLTCDDDLLLIDKDTFTVARFKEFVMDSLNDKIYHDRNFPSDKRLEILFNTLNNYNYIIDNKVKLPLTQSSWSNVSASVECKLLSLSSGKSWISGKLIIKSTVNLFPEDYKNFTYDSDSSPYPKSEIEIELQFCPDESESLETSLEQIETPDSSLDELREKLKLYQ; this is encoded by the coding sequence ATGACTGATAATTTTTATCCTTTAACTTGTGATGACGATCTTTTATTAATTGATAAAGATACTTTTACCGTTGCTCGGTTTAAAGAATTTGTGATGGATTCTTTGAATGATAAAATTTATCATGACCGAAATTTCCCATCAGATAAAAGGTTAGAAATTTTATTTAATACTCTTAATAATTATAATTATATAATTGATAATAAAGTCAAACTACCCTTAACGCAAAGCTCTTGGAGTAATGTTAGTGCGTCTGTTGAATGTAAATTATTAAGTTTAAGCTCTGGTAAAAGTTGGATTAGTGGGAAATTAATAATAAAAAGCACAGTTAATCTTTTTCCTGAAGACTATAAAAATTTTACTTATGATTCAGATTCTTCACCTTATCCAAAATCTGAAATTGAGATAGAATTACAATTCTGTCCCGATGAATCCGAATCATTAGAAACGTCACTCGAACAAATAGAAACCCCTGATTCTTCCTTAGATGAATTGAGAGAAAAACTAAAACTTTATCAATAA
- a CDS encoding DUF4327 family protein, translated as MSQKVIHPMDKFQRQVHSLVKSDIIKPSESLWKIALLYGDEWKFWKQELLEFGFSMQDPISELLAVEAWDEDEE; from the coding sequence ATGAGCCAAAAGGTTATACACCCGATGGATAAGTTTCAACGTCAGGTGCATTCCCTGGTCAAGTCTGACATTATCAAACCTTCCGAGAGTCTGTGGAAAATTGCCCTTCTCTATGGTGATGAATGGAAATTTTGGAAGCAGGAATTGTTAGAGTTTGGTTTCTCCATGCAAGATCCCATCAGCGAGTTATTAGCCGTTGAAGCTTGGGATGAAGACGAAGAGTAG
- a CDS encoding protein kinase domain-containing protein, protein MLILTWLDPHQKTPLKQWTFVQQSIIRIGRAADNQVVIVDPLVSRYHLELHPPQDESQSSPWVLVSKGTNGTFVNGVLTTQGLVGDGALIELAKDGPLLQVKLQGSVIAIPVNAPPCNHEGNAKGNLFCIHCGFPIQVERTVRQYQVLRTIGRGGMGTTTLAWDSTTAKSAVPVVVVLKEMNTDMAQIAKAQELFEREARTLKSLKHPGIPQFYDFFVDEGKKYLVMEMIHGTDLEQYIHQRGPVIPQQAIQWMMQTCEILNYIHSLDPPLIHRDIKPANLLLRRRDHHIVVLDFGAVKEIGTPPGTRIGAEGYSAPEQDRGQPLTQSDLYAIGTTLIFLLTAETPLKFYGKRGNSYGFDLDNVPTITPQLRKVIEQATEYRPKERYPTAQDLSQALAHCLN, encoded by the coding sequence ATGTTAATTCTCACCTGGTTAGATCCGCACCAAAAAACACCCCTGAAACAATGGACATTTGTACAACAAAGTATTATCCGCATTGGACGGGCGGCGGATAATCAGGTTGTCATTGTTGATCCTTTAGTGTCCCGTTATCATTTGGAATTACACCCTCCCCAAGATGAAAGCCAGAGTTCTCCTTGGGTGCTGGTGAGTAAAGGAACCAATGGAACTTTTGTTAATGGAGTTCTGACCACTCAAGGGTTAGTGGGAGATGGAGCTTTAATTGAATTAGCCAAAGATGGGCCTTTATTACAAGTTAAACTCCAAGGGAGTGTGATTGCAATTCCCGTCAATGCACCCCCCTGTAACCACGAGGGAAATGCTAAGGGGAATTTATTTTGTATTCATTGCGGATTTCCCATTCAGGTAGAACGGACTGTCCGACAGTATCAAGTGTTGAGAACCATCGGACGAGGGGGAATGGGAACAACAACATTGGCGTGGGACTCCACTACAGCCAAATCTGCTGTACCTGTTGTCGTTGTTCTGAAAGAAATGAATACGGATATGGCACAAATTGCTAAAGCACAAGAATTATTTGAACGGGAAGCCCGTACCTTAAAGAGTTTAAAGCATCCAGGTATTCCCCAGTTTTATGACTTTTTTGTGGATGAGGGTAAAAAATATTTAGTGATGGAAATGATCCATGGAACGGATCTCGAACAGTATATCCATCAACGGGGGCCAGTGATTCCCCAACAAGCCATACAGTGGATGATGCAGACCTGTGAGATCTTGAACTATATTCACTCACTCGATCCGCCTCTGATCCATCGAGATATCAAACCTGCCAATTTACTGTTGCGGCGACGAGATCACCACATTGTTGTTTTGGACTTTGGAGCCGTGAAGGAAATTGGAACCCCTCCAGGAACCCGCATTGGTGCTGAAGGATACAGTGCTCCCGAACAAGATCGAGGACAGCCTCTTACTCAGTCGGATTTGTATGCGATCGGTACAACGTTAATTTTTTTACTGACCGCCGAAACACCCTTAAAATTTTATGGCAAACGGGGGAATAGTTATGGTTTTGACCTCGATAACGTTCCCACCATTACACCTCAACTGCGAAAAGTTATTGAACAAGCCACCGAATACCGACCCAAAGAGCGTTATCCAACGGCTCAAGATCTATCTCAAGCTTTAGCCCATTGCCTAAATTGA
- a CDS encoding squalene/phytoene synthase family protein, protein MNWQKDPLSVLQDTSRTFYIPISRLPPLLQEAVASAYLCMRAIDEVEDHPDLDNATKARLLHRMSQNFQASVCRETIADDWFAEFSHTGMLEEVTLRVGEWAKLAPERIAPRIWDATAAMADRMAFWAERNWRIETEAELDQYTFSVAGSVGLLLSDLWAWYDGTQTNRVHAIGFGRGLQAVNILRNYKDDNHRGVDFFPDGWTPEQMHNYAKRNLALADAYTEALPSGPALDFCRIPLALAHATLDVLADGQDKLTRSAVVQLIEQVCGGK, encoded by the coding sequence ATGAATTGGCAAAAAGATCCCTTGTCCGTTTTACAAGATACAAGTCGAACATTTTATATCCCCATTAGTCGTTTACCTCCCCTACTCCAAGAAGCGGTTGCTTCTGCGTATTTGTGTATGCGGGCGATTGATGAAGTTGAAGATCACCCTGATTTAGATAATGCGACAAAAGCCCGATTGCTGCATAGAATGAGCCAAAATTTTCAAGCATCGGTCTGTCGAGAAACCATTGCTGATGATTGGTTTGCAGAATTTTCCCACACGGGAATGTTAGAAGAAGTCACCCTCCGGGTGGGAGAATGGGCGAAGTTAGCCCCAGAACGAATTGCCCCTCGGATTTGGGATGCAACGGCGGCGATGGCTGACCGCATGGCATTTTGGGCTGAACGTAATTGGCGGATTGAAACCGAAGCGGAGTTAGATCAATATACCTTTAGTGTGGCGGGTTCTGTGGGGCTATTGTTGTCGGATTTATGGGCTTGGTACGATGGTACACAGACCAACCGGGTTCACGCCATTGGCTTTGGTCGAGGGTTACAGGCGGTGAATATTCTCCGCAATTACAAAGACGATAACCACCGAGGGGTGGATTTCTTCCCTGATGGTTGGACACCGGAACAAATGCACAACTACGCTAAACGGAATTTAGCCTTAGCGGATGCCTATACCGAAGCTTTACCCTCTGGCCCAGCGTTGGATTTTTGTCGCATTCCTTTAGCCTTAGCTCATGCGACGTTAGATGTCTTAGCTGATGGTCAAGACAAACTGACTCGCAGTGCTGTTGTGCAGTTAATTGAACAGGTTTGTGGAGGGAAGTAG